In the genome of Ensifer sp. WSM1721, the window CGACGATGCAGACTCTCGTCCTCGAAGAGCGCGGCAAGCTGCTCCGTCATCGCACCCGCGAGCTCGTCCGCATCGACGATGGTTACGGCACGGCGATAATAGCGCGTCACGTCGTGGCCGATGCCGATCGCCAGAAGCTCGACCGGCGAGCGGCTCTCAATCTGCTCGATGACCGCGCGGAGATGCCGTTCGAGGTAGTTTCCGGGGTTCACTGACAGGGTGGAATCGTCGACCGGCGCGCCGTCCGAAATCATCATCAGAATGCGCCGCTGTTCCGCCCGCACCAGAAGGCGGTCGTGCGCCCACATCAGCGCTTCGCCGTCGATGTTCTCCTTGAGCAGGCCCTCGCGCATCATCAGTCCAAGATTGCGGCGGGCGCGGCGCCAGGGCGCGTCGGCGGATTTGTAGACGATGTGGCGCAGGTCGTTGAGACGCCCGGGCGACTGCGGCTTGCCGCCGGTAAGCCACTTCTCGCGCGACTGCCCGCCCTTCCACGCCTTGGTCGTGAAGCCGAGGATCTCGACCTTGACGCCGCAACGCTCCAGCGTGCGCGCGAGAATATCGGCGCAGGTGGCCGCGACCGTGATCGGCCGACCGCGCATCGATCCGGAATTGTCAATCAACAGCGTCACCACCGTATCGCGGAAATTGGTGTCCTTCTCCCGCTTGAAGGAGAGCGGCTGCATCGGATCGATGATGATGCGCTGCAGGCGGGCGGTGTCGAGATAGCCCTCCTCGAGGTCGAACTCCCAGGACCGGTTCTGTTGCGCCATCAGCCGGCGCTGCAGCCGGTTGGCGAGACGGCCGACCGCGCCCTGCAGATGGGCGAGCTGCTTGTCAAGAAAGGCACGCAGGCGGTCGAGCTCCGCCTCGTCGCAAAGCTCCTCGGCAGTGATCGTCTCGTCGAACTCCCGAGTATAGACCGTGTAGTCGACCTTCTCGTTGAAATCCGCGAAGGGGTGGCTCGGGCGCTTGACCTCTCCGGGCGTCTCGCTCTCCTCGTCGCCCTCGTCCTGAAGATCGTCGTCGGATATCTCCGCGCCGTCCATCTCG includes:
- the cobT gene encoding cobaltochelatase subunit CobT produces the protein MSSNSKAKPQTRENAAEPFKRALSGCIRSIAGDAELEVAFANERPGMTGERIRLPELSKRPSRHELAVARGLGDSMALRKACHDARIHATMSPQGADARAIFDAVEQARVEAIGALRMPGVADNLSSMLDEKYSKANFAAIDAQADAPLEEAVALMVREKLTGEKPPASAGQVLDLWRDFIEKKAGGDMRNLSAAINDQQAFARVVRDMLASMDVAEKYGEDDIEPDEQESETDEDQPRSQEQDENASEEEEGSDAAPAEENQSAEEQMEEGEMDGAEISDDDLQDEGDEESETPGEVKRPSHPFADFNEKVDYTVYTREFDETITAEELCDEAELDRLRAFLDKQLAHLQGAVGRLANRLQRRLMAQQNRSWEFDLEEGYLDTARLQRIIIDPMQPLSFKREKDTNFRDTVVTLLIDNSGSMRGRPITVAATCADILARTLERCGVKVEILGFTTKAWKGGQSREKWLTGGKPQSPGRLNDLRHIVYKSADAPWRRARRNLGLMMREGLLKENIDGEALMWAHDRLLVRAEQRRILMMISDGAPVDDSTLSVNPGNYLERHLRAVIEQIESRSPVELLAIGIGHDVTRYYRRAVTIVDADELAGAMTEQLAALFEDESLHRRRGRARRAG